In Trifolium pratense cultivar HEN17-A07 linkage group LG7, ARS_RC_1.1, whole genome shotgun sequence, a genomic segment contains:
- the LOC123899519 gene encoding coiled-coil domain-containing protein 124, with amino-acid sequence MPKKMGVNSKAEVARARKTAAETEKKERETREKEEQYWREAESSKPRAAKKREEEADKKAEAAARRAEVRRLAELEEKELEKMIKKPDKKANRVSIPVPKVTEAELRKRREEERALAQKKAEESKNRSAAEEEYERVVLVSNTNRDDSIIEASTLDEAIAKMSIDNNLPVDRHPERRLKASFKAFEEAELPKLKEEKPGLTYTQYKDMIWKLWKKSPDNPLNQIAAAE; translated from the exons ATGCCGAAAAAGATGGGAGTGAATTCTAAGGCCGAGGTGGCCAGGGCTCGGAAGACCGCCGCGGAAACGGAGAAAAAGGAGCGGGAGACTCGAGAGAAGGAAGAACAGTACTGGCGAGAGGCGGAGAGTTCAAAGCCACGCGCCGCCAAGAAGAGAGAGGAAGAGGCAGATAAGAAGGCTGAGGCGGCGGCACGGCGTGCGGAGGTGCGTCGATTGGCGGAGCTGGAGGAGAAAGAGCTGGAGAAGATGATTAAAAAGCCGGACAAGAAGGCGAACAGGGTGTCGATCCCTGTGCCGAAGGTGACGGAGGCGGAGCTGAGGAAGCGGCGCGAGGAGGAACGGGctctggctcagaagaaggcGGAGGAATCGAAGAATCGGTCGGCTGCGGAGGAGGAGTACGAGAGAGTGGTGCTTGTCTCGAATACGAATCGCGATGATTCGATAATCGAAGCAAGTACTCTTGACGAAGCCATCGCTAAGATGAGCATCGATAACAACTTACCTGTGGACAGGCATCCTGAGAGGCGCCTCAAGGCTTCCTTCAAg GCATTTGAAGAAGCTGAACTTCCTAAGTTGAAAGAAGAGAAACCGGGGCTTACTTACACACAATACAAGGACATGATTTGGAAGCTTTGGAAGAAATCTCCTGACAATCCTCTTAATCAA ATCGCTGCTGCTGAGTGA
- the LOC123897568 gene encoding uncharacterized protein LOC123897568 isoform X1, with amino-acid sequence MVVVCGGKWMSGSRSPPPIPSKCSNQSLSSSSNNYRPVVILPGLGNNSGDYLKLEQTLNENYGLSTVVAKVSRLDWLRNASGLIDPNYWRGTLEPTPVLDWYLERVNDAVEEAKELAGEGGDSTTTLSLIGHSAGGWLARLYMQQFGVSHISLLLTLGTPHLPPPKGVIDQTRGLLDYVQKYCSQPVYTPQLKYVCVAGRYIEGAPLFGKSKPNVEAVLPEAAIMNAATTSLPNTTLRARFVGQGYKQVCGQADVWGDGVVPEVSAHLEGALNISLDGVYHSPVGSDDAIRPWYGSPGVLEQWIQHLFN; translated from the exons ATGGTTGTTGTATGTGGAGGAAAATGGATGTCAGGTTCTCGCTCTCCTCCTCCAATTCCATCCAAATGCTCAAACCAGTCACTGTCTTCTTCCTCCAACAACTATCGACCCGTTGTTATTCTCCCG GGCTTAGGGAACAATTCGGGTGACTACCTTAAGTTAGAGCAAACGCTGAACGAAAACTACGGCTTGTCCACTGTGGTGGCGAAGGTATCGAGACTTGATTGGCTCCGAAATGCCTCTGGTTTGATTGATCCTAATTACTGGCGTGGTACTCTTGAACCAACCCCTGTCCTAGATTGGTATTTGGAGAGAGTTAATGATGCCGTTGAAGAGGCAAAGGAGTTAGCAGGAGAAGGAGGAGATTCGACGACGACTCTATCATTGATTGGCCATTCAGCAGGAGGATGGCTTGCACGGCTATATATGCAACAATTTGGGGTGTCCCATATATCCTTGTTATTGACTCTTGGAACACCTCATCT CCCACCTCCAAAAGGTGTTATCGATCAAACCAGGGGTCTCCTTGATTATGTACAAAAATATTGCTCACAACCTGTATACACCCCTCAACTCAAGTATGTATGTGTAGCAGGAAG GTATATTGAAGGGGCTCCTCTTTTTGGCAAATCAAAACCAAATGTTGAGGCTGTACTTCCCGAGGCTGCTATTATGAACGCCGCAACCACTTCTTTACCTAACACAACATTACGCGCTCGCTTTGTTGGCCAAGGATACAAGCAG GTTTGCGGGCAAGCAGATGTATGGGGAGATGGTGTTGTGCCAGAAGTATCAGCTCATCTTGAGGGTGCACTTAACATTTCCCTGGATGGAGTTTATCACTCCCcagttggttcagatgatgccATTAGACCATGGTATGGTTCCCCTGGTGTGTTGGAACAATGGATACAACATCTCTTTAATTAA
- the LOC123897568 gene encoding uncharacterized protein LOC123897568 isoform X2 yields MVVVCGGKWMSGSRSPPPIPSKCSNQSLSSSSNNYRPVVILPGLGNNSGDYLKLEQTLNENYGLSTVVAKVSRLDWLRNASGLIDPNYWRGTLEPTPVLDWYLERVNDAVEEAKELAGEGGDSTTTLSLIGHSAGGWLARLYMQQFGVSHISLLLTLGTPHLPPPKGVIDQTRGLLDYVQKYCSQPVYTPQLKYVCVAGRYIEGAPLFGKSKPNVEAVLPEAAIMNAATTSLPNTTLRARFVGQGYKQILLGLRASRCMGRWCCARSISSS; encoded by the exons ATGGTTGTTGTATGTGGAGGAAAATGGATGTCAGGTTCTCGCTCTCCTCCTCCAATTCCATCCAAATGCTCAAACCAGTCACTGTCTTCTTCCTCCAACAACTATCGACCCGTTGTTATTCTCCCG GGCTTAGGGAACAATTCGGGTGACTACCTTAAGTTAGAGCAAACGCTGAACGAAAACTACGGCTTGTCCACTGTGGTGGCGAAGGTATCGAGACTTGATTGGCTCCGAAATGCCTCTGGTTTGATTGATCCTAATTACTGGCGTGGTACTCTTGAACCAACCCCTGTCCTAGATTGGTATTTGGAGAGAGTTAATGATGCCGTTGAAGAGGCAAAGGAGTTAGCAGGAGAAGGAGGAGATTCGACGACGACTCTATCATTGATTGGCCATTCAGCAGGAGGATGGCTTGCACGGCTATATATGCAACAATTTGGGGTGTCCCATATATCCTTGTTATTGACTCTTGGAACACCTCATCT CCCACCTCCAAAAGGTGTTATCGATCAAACCAGGGGTCTCCTTGATTATGTACAAAAATATTGCTCACAACCTGTATACACCCCTCAACTCAAGTATGTATGTGTAGCAGGAAG GTATATTGAAGGGGCTCCTCTTTTTGGCAAATCAAAACCAAATGTTGAGGCTGTACTTCCCGAGGCTGCTATTATGAACGCCGCAACCACTTCTTTACCTAACACAACATTACGCGCTCGCTTTGTTGGCCAAGGATACAAGCAG ATTTTGTTAGGTTTGCGGGCAAGCAGATGTATGGGGAGATGGTGTTGTGCCAGAAGTATCAGCTCATCTTGA
- the LOC123895544 gene encoding RNA polymerase sigma factor sigB isoform X2 — protein MSCLLPHFNCHPDTFIRTTPPIIHTHRHHHHHFILQSAKTRHFRPQCILSPSTSSTALLDFDNSNHKFDAWPYVAAQATSSAELLLNSEEAVVTAAASEALALAKAAAKLAKDTALLVKNKPPQQPQLPSTSENLLLKWVQHMEAAEAAAAAAAGGGSTGIGPEIIQEVEISPIQEEEEEFDDEEPTSEELEDAQEQFSDSIDARSGRQTERKARRVRAAGKAATNVVSFKFGSTGRKKRVRTQEVHYSDPLRSLRSTTRATRLLTASEEVKLSEGIQDLIKLEKLQEDLAEKFGGQPTFAQWATMAGVDQKTLRKRLNYGVFCKEKMIKSNIRLVISVAKNYQGSGMSLQDLVQEGCRGLVRGAEKYDASKGFKFSTYAHWWIKQAVRKSLSLQSRIIRLPLYMAGAAYKVNVARKQLYMENGRQPNDEEVAEATGMSMKRLNAVLLTPETPKSLETKVGINLKPSEVLADPEAETAEEQLIKQFMKKDLEKVLDSLNQREKQVIRWRFGMDDGRMRTLQEIGEMMSVSRERVRQIEACAFRKLKNKKRANHLQQYVVS, from the exons atgtcCTGTTTATTGCCACACTTCAACTGTCACCCAGACACTTTCATTAGAACTACTCCTCCTATCATCCATACCCaccgtcatcatcatcatcatttcatTCTTCAAT CAGCCAAAACAAGACACTTCCGCCCACAATGTATTTTGTCTCCTTCAACTTCATCAACGGCACTCCTTGATTTCGATAATAGTAATCATAAATTCGATGCTTGGCCCTATGTCGCCGCTCAG GCAACCTCCTCTGCAGAATTACTTCTTAATAGTGAAGAGGCCGTCGTAACTGCTGCTGCTTCTGAAGCCCTTGCTCTTGCTAAAGCAGCTGCCAAGCTTGCAAAGGATACAGCTTTATTAGTCAAAAACAAACCTCCACAACAACCGCAACTTCCTTCAACGTCTGAAAATTTACTTCTCAAATGGGTTCAACACATGGAAGCAGCAGAAGCTGCTGCTGCAGCAGCAGCAGGAGGAGGATCCACAGGCATTGGACCAGAAATAATCCAAGAGGTTGAAATTAGCCCCATCCAAGAAGAGGAGGAGGAGTTTGACGATGAGGAACCTACCAGTGAGGAGCTTGAAGATGCCCAGGAACAATTTTCCGATAGTATAGATGCAAGATCTGGGCGCCAAACAGAAAGAAAAGCCAGAAGAGTAAGAGCAGCTGGGAAGGCTGCCACAAATGTTGTGTCGTTTAAGTTTGGATCCACTGGCAGGAAAAAGCGTGTCCGTACACAAGAGGTTCATTATTCTGATCCACTGCGTTCCTTAAGATCAACAACTAGAGCTACAAGGCTTCTTACTGCATCAGAAGAAGTTAAGTTGTCTGAAGGAATACAG GACCTGATAAAGCTCGAAAAACTTCAAGAGGATCTTGCAGAAAAATTTGGTGGCCAGCCCACATTTGCCCAATGGGCTACAATGGCAGGGGTAGATCAGAAGACCCTAAGAAAACGTTTAAACTATGGTGTATTTTGCaaagaaaaaatgattaaaagCAATATACGACTTGTCATATCAGTTGCTAAGAATTATCAGGGATCTGGGATGAGTCTGCAAGATCTAGTCCAG GAAGGATGCCGCGGCCTGGTAAGAGGTGCAGAGAAGTATGATGCTTCTAAGGGTTTTAAGTTCTCAACCTATGCTCATTGGTGGATTAAACAGGCAGTTCGGAAATCACTCTCTCTTCAGTCAAGAATTATTCGATTGCCG CTCTACATGGCGGGGGCAGCTTACAAAGTGAATGTGGCAAGAAAACAATTGTACATGGAAAATGGAAGACAGCCTAACGATGAAGAAGTTGCTGAAGCAACTGGGATGTCAATGAAGAGGCTTAATGCTGTACTTTTGACTCCAGAAACTCCCAAATCTCTAGAAACGAAAGTTGGGATCAACCTTAAACCTTCA GAAGTACTTGCTGATCCTGAAGCTGAAACAGCTGAGGAACAGCTCATTAAGCAGTTCATGAAAAAGGACCTGGAAAAGGTACTGGACAGTCTCAATCAAAGAGAGAAACAGGTGATTAGATGGAGATTTGGTATGGATGATGGCAGGATGAGGACCCTGCAAGAGATAGGGGAAATGATGAGTGTGAGTAGGGAGAGAGTTAGACAAATTGAGGCATGTGCTTTTAGGAAGCTTAAGAACAAGAAGAGAGCCAATCATTTGCAGCAGTACGTGGTTTCATAA
- the LOC123895544 gene encoding RNA polymerase sigma factor sigB isoform X1 yields MSCLLPHFNCHPDTFIRTTPPIIHTHRHHHHHFILQSAAKTRHFRPQCILSPSTSSTALLDFDNSNHKFDAWPYVAAQATSSAELLLNSEEAVVTAAASEALALAKAAAKLAKDTALLVKNKPPQQPQLPSTSENLLLKWVQHMEAAEAAAAAAAGGGSTGIGPEIIQEVEISPIQEEEEEFDDEEPTSEELEDAQEQFSDSIDARSGRQTERKARRVRAAGKAATNVVSFKFGSTGRKKRVRTQEVHYSDPLRSLRSTTRATRLLTASEEVKLSEGIQDLIKLEKLQEDLAEKFGGQPTFAQWATMAGVDQKTLRKRLNYGVFCKEKMIKSNIRLVISVAKNYQGSGMSLQDLVQEGCRGLVRGAEKYDASKGFKFSTYAHWWIKQAVRKSLSLQSRIIRLPLYMAGAAYKVNVARKQLYMENGRQPNDEEVAEATGMSMKRLNAVLLTPETPKSLETKVGINLKPSEVLADPEAETAEEQLIKQFMKKDLEKVLDSLNQREKQVIRWRFGMDDGRMRTLQEIGEMMSVSRERVRQIEACAFRKLKNKKRANHLQQYVVS; encoded by the exons atgtcCTGTTTATTGCCACACTTCAACTGTCACCCAGACACTTTCATTAGAACTACTCCTCCTATCATCCATACCCaccgtcatcatcatcatcatttcatTCTTCAAT cAGCAGCCAAAACAAGACACTTCCGCCCACAATGTATTTTGTCTCCTTCAACTTCATCAACGGCACTCCTTGATTTCGATAATAGTAATCATAAATTCGATGCTTGGCCCTATGTCGCCGCTCAG GCAACCTCCTCTGCAGAATTACTTCTTAATAGTGAAGAGGCCGTCGTAACTGCTGCTGCTTCTGAAGCCCTTGCTCTTGCTAAAGCAGCTGCCAAGCTTGCAAAGGATACAGCTTTATTAGTCAAAAACAAACCTCCACAACAACCGCAACTTCCTTCAACGTCTGAAAATTTACTTCTCAAATGGGTTCAACACATGGAAGCAGCAGAAGCTGCTGCTGCAGCAGCAGCAGGAGGAGGATCCACAGGCATTGGACCAGAAATAATCCAAGAGGTTGAAATTAGCCCCATCCAAGAAGAGGAGGAGGAGTTTGACGATGAGGAACCTACCAGTGAGGAGCTTGAAGATGCCCAGGAACAATTTTCCGATAGTATAGATGCAAGATCTGGGCGCCAAACAGAAAGAAAAGCCAGAAGAGTAAGAGCAGCTGGGAAGGCTGCCACAAATGTTGTGTCGTTTAAGTTTGGATCCACTGGCAGGAAAAAGCGTGTCCGTACACAAGAGGTTCATTATTCTGATCCACTGCGTTCCTTAAGATCAACAACTAGAGCTACAAGGCTTCTTACTGCATCAGAAGAAGTTAAGTTGTCTGAAGGAATACAG GACCTGATAAAGCTCGAAAAACTTCAAGAGGATCTTGCAGAAAAATTTGGTGGCCAGCCCACATTTGCCCAATGGGCTACAATGGCAGGGGTAGATCAGAAGACCCTAAGAAAACGTTTAAACTATGGTGTATTTTGCaaagaaaaaatgattaaaagCAATATACGACTTGTCATATCAGTTGCTAAGAATTATCAGGGATCTGGGATGAGTCTGCAAGATCTAGTCCAG GAAGGATGCCGCGGCCTGGTAAGAGGTGCAGAGAAGTATGATGCTTCTAAGGGTTTTAAGTTCTCAACCTATGCTCATTGGTGGATTAAACAGGCAGTTCGGAAATCACTCTCTCTTCAGTCAAGAATTATTCGATTGCCG CTCTACATGGCGGGGGCAGCTTACAAAGTGAATGTGGCAAGAAAACAATTGTACATGGAAAATGGAAGACAGCCTAACGATGAAGAAGTTGCTGAAGCAACTGGGATGTCAATGAAGAGGCTTAATGCTGTACTTTTGACTCCAGAAACTCCCAAATCTCTAGAAACGAAAGTTGGGATCAACCTTAAACCTTCA GAAGTACTTGCTGATCCTGAAGCTGAAACAGCTGAGGAACAGCTCATTAAGCAGTTCATGAAAAAGGACCTGGAAAAGGTACTGGACAGTCTCAATCAAAGAGAGAAACAGGTGATTAGATGGAGATTTGGTATGGATGATGGCAGGATGAGGACCCTGCAAGAGATAGGGGAAATGATGAGTGTGAGTAGGGAGAGAGTTAGACAAATTGAGGCATGTGCTTTTAGGAAGCTTAAGAACAAGAAGAGAGCCAATCATTTGCAGCAGTACGTGGTTTCATAA